The Bradyrhizobium ottawaense genome window below encodes:
- the rpoC gene encoding DNA-directed RNA polymerase subunit beta', with translation MNQEIMNLFNPTTPAQVFDQIRISIASPEKILSWSYGEIKKPETINYRTFKPERDGLFCARIFGPIKDYECLCGKYKRMKYKGIICEKCSVEVTLSRVRRERMGHIELAAPVAHIWFLKSLPSRIGLLLDMTLKDLERILYFEYYVVLEPGLTALKDRQLLSEDEYLKAQDEYGQDSFTAMIGAEAIRELLKGMDLEKLEATLRLEMQETDSDIKHKKLAKRLKIVEAFRHSGNKPEWMIMTVVPVIPPDLRPLVPLDGGRFATSDLNDLYRRVINRNNRLKRLMELRAPDIIIRNEKRMLQEAVDALFDNGRRGRVITGANKRPLKSLADMLKGKQGRFRQNLLGKRVDYSGRSVIVVGPELRLHQCGLPKKMALELFKPFIYSRLDAKGLSTTVKQAKKLVEKERPEVWDILDEVIREHPVLLNRAPTLHRLGIQAFEPVLIEGKAIQLHPLVCSAFNADFDGDQMAVHVPLSLEAQLEARVLMMSTNNILHPANGQPIIVPSQDIVLGLYYVSIMREGLPGEGKVFGEMAELEHALHAKVIHLHTKIKYRWEGIDETGKISKRWIETTAGRVMLGNLLPKNPRVPYEIINKLMTKREISGVIDQVYRHCGQKETVIFCDRIMALGFYNAFKAGISFGKDDMVVPHSKWKIVDTTRTLAKDFEQQYNDGLITHGEKYNKVVDAWSKATEEIAKAMMKEISSTKKTASGADADINSIYMMAHSGARGSPAQMRQLAGMRGLMAKPSGEIIETPIISNFKEGLSVLEYFNSTHGARKGLADTALKTANSGYLTRRLVDVAQDCIITQSDCGTKLGIKMRAIVDAGTVVASLGSRILGRTACEDIRDSSGKVIIKRDTLMEESHLDAIQQGGVQEVKIRSALTCELVNGICGKCYGRDLARGTPVNHGEAVGVIAAQSIGEPGTQLTMRTFHIGGAAQLNEQSFVEANFDGKIVIRNKAIARNSEGHLVAMVRNMVVAIVDADGTERATHRVQYGSRLHVDEGDMVKRGQRIVEWDPYTRPLLTEVEGTIGFEDLVEGQSISETLDEATGIAKRVVIDWRSTRGGADLRPAIVVKGKDGKVLKLARGGDARYMLSVDAILSVDVGAKVNPGDILARVSTESAKTRDITGGLPRVAELFEARRPKDAAIIAEISGTIRFGRDYKNKRRISIEPMDKTDEPREYLIPKGKHIHLQDGDVVEKGDFIVEGNPAPHDILAVKGIEELAAYLVNEIQEVYRLQGVLINDKHIEVIVRQMLQKVEVTDQGDTDMISGEQVDKIEFDALNEKAKEEGKKIATGTPVLLGITKASLQTRSFFSAASFQETTRVLTEAAVNGKVDPLEGLKENVIVGRLIPAGTGASMAKIREVAMKRDKLILDEREKQAAVVSPAPEAELPALPPAE, from the coding sequence ATGAACCAAGAAATTATGAATCTCTTCAACCCGACGACGCCGGCTCAGGTCTTCGACCAGATCCGGATCTCGATCGCGTCTCCAGAGAAGATTCTGTCCTGGTCCTACGGCGAGATCAAGAAGCCGGAGACCATCAACTACCGCACCTTCAAGCCCGAGCGCGACGGCCTGTTCTGCGCCCGCATCTTCGGGCCGATCAAGGATTACGAGTGCTTGTGCGGCAAGTACAAGCGCATGAAGTACAAGGGCATCATCTGCGAGAAGTGCTCGGTTGAGGTCACGCTGTCGCGCGTCCGGCGCGAGCGCATGGGCCATATCGAGCTCGCAGCCCCCGTCGCCCACATCTGGTTCCTGAAGTCGCTGCCCTCGCGCATCGGCCTGCTGCTCGACATGACGCTGAAGGATCTCGAGCGGATCCTCTACTTCGAATACTACGTCGTGCTCGAGCCGGGCCTCACCGCGCTGAAGGACCGCCAGCTGCTGTCGGAAGACGAGTATCTGAAGGCGCAGGACGAGTACGGCCAGGACAGCTTCACCGCCATGATCGGCGCGGAAGCGATCCGCGAGCTGCTCAAGGGCATGGACCTCGAGAAGCTCGAGGCGACCTTGCGCCTGGAGATGCAGGAGACCGACTCCGACATCAAGCACAAGAAGCTCGCCAAGCGCCTGAAGATCGTGGAAGCGTTCCGCCACTCCGGCAACAAGCCGGAATGGATGATCATGACCGTGGTCCCGGTGATTCCGCCGGATTTGCGTCCGCTGGTGCCGCTGGACGGCGGCCGCTTCGCGACGTCGGATCTGAACGACCTCTACCGCCGCGTCATCAACCGCAACAACCGCTTGAAGCGGCTGATGGAGCTCCGCGCGCCCGACATCATCATCCGCAACGAGAAGCGCATGCTTCAGGAAGCGGTCGATGCGCTGTTCGACAACGGCCGCCGCGGCCGCGTCATCACGGGCGCCAACAAGCGCCCGCTGAAGTCGCTCGCCGACATGCTCAAGGGCAAGCAGGGCCGCTTCCGTCAGAACCTTCTGGGCAAGCGTGTCGACTATTCGGGCCGTTCGGTGATCGTGGTCGGTCCCGAGCTGCGCCTGCATCAGTGCGGCCTGCCGAAGAAGATGGCGCTCGAGCTGTTCAAGCCGTTCATCTATTCGCGGCTCGACGCCAAGGGCCTGTCCACCACGGTGAAGCAGGCCAAGAAGCTGGTCGAGAAGGAGCGGCCCGAGGTCTGGGACATCCTGGATGAGGTCATCCGCGAGCATCCGGTGCTGCTCAACCGCGCACCGACGCTGCATCGTCTCGGCATCCAGGCGTTCGAGCCCGTGCTGATCGAGGGCAAGGCGATCCAGCTTCACCCGCTGGTCTGCTCCGCGTTCAATGCCGACTTCGACGGCGACCAGATGGCCGTGCACGTCCCGCTGTCGCTCGAAGCGCAGCTGGAAGCGCGCGTCCTGATGATGTCGACCAACAACATCCTGCACCCGGCGAACGGACAGCCGATCATCGTGCCGTCGCAGGACATCGTGCTCGGTCTCTACTACGTCTCGATCATGCGCGAAGGCCTGCCCGGCGAGGGCAAGGTGTTCGGCGAGATGGCCGAACTCGAGCACGCGCTGCACGCGAAGGTCATCCACCTCCACACCAAGATCAAGTACCGGTGGGAAGGCATCGACGAGACCGGCAAGATCTCGAAGCGCTGGATCGAGACCACCGCTGGCCGCGTCATGCTCGGCAATCTGCTGCCGAAGAACCCGCGCGTCCCGTACGAGATCATCAACAAGCTGATGACCAAGCGCGAGATCTCGGGCGTCATCGACCAGGTCTACCGCCACTGCGGCCAGAAGGAGACGGTGATCTTCTGCGACCGCATCATGGCGCTCGGCTTCTACAACGCGTTCAAGGCCGGCATCTCGTTCGGCAAGGACGACATGGTCGTGCCGCACTCCAAGTGGAAGATCGTCGACACCACCCGTACGCTGGCGAAGGATTTCGAGCAGCAGTACAACGACGGCCTGATCACCCATGGCGAGAAGTACAACAAGGTCGTCGACGCCTGGTCGAAGGCCACGGAAGAAATCGCCAAGGCGATGATGAAGGAGATCTCCTCCACCAAGAAGACGGCGAGTGGAGCGGATGCCGACATCAACTCGATCTACATGATGGCTCACTCCGGCGCCCGCGGTTCGCCGGCCCAGATGCGCCAGCTCGCCGGCATGCGCGGCCTGATGGCCAAGCCGTCGGGCGAGATCATCGAGACGCCGATCATCTCGAACTTCAAGGAAGGCCTTTCGGTTCTCGAGTACTTCAACTCGACCCACGGCGCCCGCAAGGGCCTCGCGGACACCGCGTTGAAGACCGCGAACTCGGGCTACCTGACCCGTCGTCTCGTCGACGTCGCGCAGGACTGCATCATCACGCAGAGCGACTGCGGCACCAAGCTCGGCATCAAGATGCGCGCCATCGTCGATGCCGGCACCGTGGTGGCTTCGCTCGGCTCGCGCATCCTCGGACGCACGGCCTGCGAAGATATCCGTGACAGCTCCGGCAAGGTGATCATCAAGCGCGATACGCTGATGGAAGAAAGCCATCTGGACGCCATCCAGCAGGGTGGTGTGCAGGAGGTGAAGATCCGCTCGGCGCTGACCTGCGAACTCGTCAACGGCATCTGCGGCAAGTGCTATGGCCGCGACCTCGCCCGCGGCACGCCGGTCAACCACGGCGAAGCGGTCGGCGTCATCGCGGCGCAGTCGATCGGCGAGCCGGGCACCCAGCTCACCATGCGCACCTTCCATATCGGTGGTGCGGCGCAGCTCAACGAGCAGTCGTTCGTCGAAGCCAACTTCGACGGCAAGATCGTGATCCGGAACAAGGCCATCGCCCGCAACAGCGAAGGCCACCTGGTCGCGATGGTGCGCAACATGGTGGTGGCGATCGTCGATGCCGACGGCACCGAGCGTGCGACGCACCGCGTTCAGTACGGTTCGCGCCTGCACGTCGACGAAGGCGACATGGTCAAGCGTGGCCAGCGCATCGTCGAGTGGGATCCCTACACCCGTCCGCTCCTCACCGAGGTCGAAGGTACCATCGGCTTCGAGGATCTGGTCGAGGGGCAGTCGATCTCGGAAACGCTCGACGAAGCCACCGGTATCGCCAAGCGCGTGGTCATCGACTGGCGCTCGACCCGCGGCGGCGCGGACCTGCGTCCGGCCATCGTGGTCAAGGGCAAGGACGGCAAGGTGCTCAAGCTCGCCCGTGGCGGCGATGCCCGCTACATGCTGTCGGTCGACGCCATTCTCTCGGTCGACGTCGGCGCCAAGGTCAATCCGGGCGATATCCTCGCCCGTGTCTCGACCGAAAGCGCCAAGACGCGTGACATCACCGGCGGTCTGCCGCGGGTGGCGGAACTGTTCGAGGCACGGCGTCCGAAGGATGCGGCGATCATTGCCGAAATCTCGGGCACCATCCGGTTCGGACGCGACTACAAGAACAAGCGTCGCATCTCGATCGAGCCGATGGACAAGACCGACGAGCCGCGCGAGTACCTGATCCCGAAGGGCAAGCACATCCACCTTCAGGACGGCGACGTCGTCGAAAAGGGCGACTTCATCGTGGAAGGCAACCCGGCGCCGCACGACATCCTGGCGGTCAAGGGCATCGAGGAACTCGCGGCCTACCTGGTCAACGAGATCCAGGAGGTCTACCGGCTCCAGGGCGTGCTCATCAACGACAAGCACATCGAGGTGATTGTCCGTCAGATGCTCCAGAAGGTGGAAGTCACCGACCAGGGCGACACGGACATGATCTCCGGCGAGCAGGTCGACAAGATCGAGTTCGACGCGCTGAACGAGAAGGCGAAGGAAGAGGGCAAGAAGATCGCTACGGGGACGCCGGTTCTGCTCGGCATCACCAAGGCGAGCCTCCAGACCCGCTCCTTCTTCTCGGCGGCCTCGTTCCAGGAGACCACCCGCGTCCTCACGGAAGCGGCGGTCAACGGCAAGGTCGATCCGCTCGAAGGCCTCAAGGAGAACGTCATCGTCGGCCGGCTAATTCCGGCAGGCACCGGCGCCTCCATGGCCAAGATTCGCGAAGTCGCCATGAAGCGCGACAAGCTGATCCTGGACGAGCGCGAGAAGCAGGCGGCGGTCGTGTCGCCCGCGCCGGAAGCGGAGCTTCCTGCGCTGCCGCCCGCGGAATGA
- a CDS encoding 2-hydroxyacid dehydrogenase, with protein MADKVLIYSRFPKTMMARFAERFELLDTGGKPAGEVFSAEELSGIRALLTAGGSPLSAEAMDLFPKLGVIVCYGTGYDGVDLKAAASRNIAVGHSPGANAASVADIAMTLMLATTRRILVADQYVRSGDWAASKQSPMMRPQAGMPGRRIGVYGMGEIGRKIAARCAAFESEVGYFSRTRYDLPYQYFPTLEALADWCSVLMIAVRAGAETQHAVNADILKRLGAEGYVVNISRGSVIDEKAMVSALTDKTIAGAGLDVFEKEPHAPDALTALPNVVFAPHIGGHTLDSHVAMQGCVLANLTAFFEGRPLPHEVKSA; from the coding sequence ATGGCTGACAAGGTCCTGATCTATTCGCGCTTTCCCAAGACGATGATGGCGCGTTTCGCCGAGCGGTTCGAATTGCTCGACACCGGTGGCAAGCCCGCCGGGGAGGTGTTTTCGGCGGAGGAACTCAGCGGCATCCGCGCACTGCTCACCGCGGGCGGCTCGCCGCTCAGTGCGGAGGCGATGGACCTGTTTCCAAAGCTCGGCGTCATCGTCTGCTACGGCACCGGCTATGACGGTGTCGACCTGAAGGCGGCAGCCAGCCGCAACATCGCAGTCGGCCACAGCCCGGGCGCCAATGCGGCTTCGGTCGCCGACATCGCGATGACCCTGATGCTGGCGACGACCCGGCGGATCCTGGTCGCCGACCAATATGTCCGCAGCGGTGACTGGGCGGCGTCGAAGCAATCGCCGATGATGCGCCCGCAGGCGGGCATGCCCGGCCGCCGTATCGGCGTCTACGGCATGGGCGAGATCGGCCGCAAGATCGCGGCGCGCTGCGCCGCCTTCGAGAGCGAGGTCGGCTATTTCAGCCGGACCAGATACGATCTGCCCTATCAATATTTTCCGACGCTCGAGGCGCTCGCCGACTGGTGCAGCGTGCTGATGATCGCAGTGCGGGCAGGGGCCGAGACCCAGCATGCCGTCAACGCCGACATCCTGAAGCGGCTCGGGGCGGAGGGCTATGTCGTCAACATCTCCCGTGGCTCGGTGATCGACGAGAAGGCCATGGTCTCAGCGCTCACCGACAAGACCATCGCGGGTGCCGGCCTCGACGTCTTCGAGAAGGAACCGCACGCGCCCGACGCCCTGACCGCGCTCCCCAACGTCGTGTTCGCCCCCCATATCGGCGGCCACACCCTCGACTCGCACGTCGCCATGCAAGGCTGCGTCTTGGCCAATCTGACCGCGTTCTTCGAGGGCAGGCCGCTGCCTCATGAGGTCAAATCGGCCTGA
- the rpoB gene encoding DNA-directed RNA polymerase subunit beta, with protein sequence MAQQTFTGRKRVRKFFGHIKEVAEMPNLIEVQKASYDQFLMVDEPQGGRLDEGLQAVFRSVFPISDFSGTSMLEFVRYEFEQPKYDVDECRQRGMTFAAPLKVTLRLIVFDIDEETGAKSVKDIKEQDVYMGDIPLMTMNGTFIVNGTERVIVSQMHRSPGVFFDHDKGKTHSSGKLLFAARVIPYRGSWLDIEFDAKDIVYARIDRRRKIPVTSLMFALGLDGEAILSTFYKKILYKRTKEGWRVPFDANRFRGYSTINDLIDADTGKVVLEAGKKLTVRAARQLQEKGLKALRMADEELVGNYIAEDLVNPKTGEIHAEAGEEITDKSMKVLNEHGYKELPLLDIDHVNVGAYIRNTLSADKNMTREDALFDIYRVMRPGEPPTLDSAQAMFQSLFFDAERYDLSAVGRVKMNMRLDLDAPDTQRTLRKEDILSVIKTLVDLRDGKGEIDDIDHLGNRRVRSVGELMENQYRIGLLRMERAIKERMSSVDIDTVMPQDLINAKPAAAAVREFFGSSQLSQFMDQTNPLSEITHKRRLSALGPGGLTRERAGFEVRDVHPTHYGRICPIETPEGPNIGLINSLATFARVNKYGFVETPYRKVKDGRVTDEVVYLSAMEEGRYTVAQANVPLDPKGRFTEDLVVCRHAGEVLPVTPDKVDYMDVSPKQLVSVAAALIPFLENDDANRALMGSNMQRQAVPLVRAEAPFVGTGMEGVVARDSGAAIAARRSGVIDQIDATRVVIRATEDLDPTKSGVDIYRLMKYQRSNQSTCINQRPLVKVGDIVKKGDIIADGPSTDLGELALGRNVLVAFMPWNGYNFEDSILLSERIVKEDVFTSIHIEEFEVMARDTKLGPEEITRDIPNVSEEALKNLDEAGIVYIGAEVRAGDILVGKITPKGESPMTPEEKLLRAIFGEKASDVRDTSLRVPPGVQGTIVEVRVFNRHGVDKDERALAIEREEIERLAKDRDDEQAILDRNVYNRLAELLEGRQGIAGPKGFKKDTKITRAVLEEYPKSQWWLFASPNDKLMAEIEAMRKQYDESKKGLEQRFLDKVEKLQRGDELPPGVMKMVKVFVAVKRKIQPGDKMAGRHGNKGVVSKIVPIEDMPFLEDGTHADIVLNPLGVPSRMNVGQILETHLGWACAGLGKRIGQTVDAYLSKQDIKPLKETLKKVYGEDETIKTLNDNELIELGHNLSRGVPIATPVFDGAKEADIEEMLKLAGLDASGQSTVYDGRTGDAFDRKVTVGYIYMLKLHHLVDDKIHARSIGPYSLVTQQPLGGKAQFGGQRFGEMEVWALEAYGAAYTLQEMLTVKSDDVAGRTKVYEAIVRGDDTFEAGIPESFNVLVKEMRSLGLNVDLHNSKVGPAPTSEAAE encoded by the coding sequence ATGGCGCAGCAGACATTCACCGGTCGCAAACGCGTTCGCAAGTTCTTCGGACACATCAAGGAAGTCGCCGAGATGCCGAACCTCATCGAGGTTCAGAAGGCGTCCTATGACCAGTTCCTGATGGTCGATGAACCCCAGGGTGGCCGTCTCGACGAGGGTCTGCAGGCGGTGTTCCGCTCGGTGTTTCCGATCTCCGATTTCTCGGGCACCTCGATGCTGGAATTCGTCCGCTACGAGTTCGAGCAGCCGAAATACGACGTCGACGAGTGCCGCCAGCGCGGCATGACCTTCGCGGCTCCCCTCAAGGTGACGCTGCGCCTCATCGTGTTCGATATCGACGAGGAAACCGGCGCGAAGTCGGTGAAGGACATCAAGGAGCAGGACGTCTACATGGGCGATATCCCGCTCATGACGATGAACGGCACCTTCATCGTCAACGGCACCGAGCGCGTCATCGTCTCGCAGATGCACCGCTCGCCCGGCGTGTTCTTCGATCACGACAAGGGCAAGACCCATTCCTCGGGCAAGCTGCTGTTCGCCGCCCGCGTCATCCCGTATCGCGGCTCCTGGCTCGACATCGAGTTCGACGCCAAGGACATCGTCTATGCGCGTATCGACCGCCGCCGCAAGATTCCGGTGACGTCGCTGATGTTCGCCCTCGGCCTCGACGGCGAGGCGATCCTGTCGACGTTCTACAAGAAGATCCTCTACAAGCGGACCAAGGAAGGCTGGCGCGTTCCGTTCGACGCCAATCGTTTCCGTGGCTACTCGACCATCAACGACCTGATCGATGCCGACACCGGCAAGGTCGTGCTCGAGGCCGGCAAGAAGCTCACCGTCCGTGCCGCCCGCCAGCTCCAGGAGAAGGGGCTGAAGGCGCTGCGCATGGCCGATGAGGAGCTGGTCGGCAACTACATCGCCGAGGACCTCGTCAACCCGAAGACCGGTGAGATCCACGCCGAAGCCGGTGAGGAAATCACCGACAAGTCGATGAAGGTGCTCAACGAGCACGGCTACAAGGAATTGCCGCTGCTCGACATCGACCACGTCAATGTCGGCGCCTACATCCGCAACACGCTCTCGGCCGACAAGAACATGACGCGTGAAGACGCGCTGTTCGACATCTACCGCGTGATGCGTCCGGGAGAGCCGCCGACGCTGGATTCGGCGCAGGCCATGTTCCAGTCGCTGTTCTTCGATGCCGAGCGCTACGACCTCTCCGCGGTCGGCCGCGTCAAGATGAACATGCGCCTCGACCTCGATGCGCCCGACACCCAGCGTACGCTGCGCAAGGAAGACATCCTCTCCGTCATCAAGACGCTGGTGGATCTGCGCGACGGCAAGGGCGAGATCGACGACATCGACCATCTCGGCAACCGCCGTGTGCGTTCGGTCGGCGAGCTCATGGAGAACCAGTACCGCATCGGCCTGCTGCGCATGGAGCGCGCGATCAAGGAGCGCATGTCCTCGGTCGACATCGACACGGTCATGCCGCAGGACCTGATCAACGCGAAGCCGGCGGCTGCCGCCGTGCGCGAGTTCTTCGGCTCCTCGCAGCTCTCGCAGTTCATGGACCAGACCAACCCGCTCAGCGAGATCACCCACAAGCGTCGTCTCTCGGCGCTTGGACCGGGTGGTCTGACCCGCGAGCGCGCCGGCTTCGAGGTGCGCGACGTGCATCCGACGCATTACGGCCGCATCTGCCCGATCGAGACGCCGGAAGGTCCGAACATCGGCCTGATCAACTCGCTCGCGACCTTCGCGCGCGTGAACAAGTACGGCTTCGTCGAGACGCCTTATCGCAAGGTCAAGGATGGCCGCGTCACCGACGAGGTCGTGTATCTCTCGGCGATGGAAGAGGGCCGCTACACGGTCGCGCAGGCCAACGTGCCGCTCGACCCGAAGGGCCGCTTCACCGAAGACCTCGTGGTCTGCCGTCATGCCGGCGAAGTCTTGCCGGTGACGCCCGACAAGGTCGACTACATGGACGTGTCGCCGAAGCAGCTCGTTTCGGTGGCCGCGGCGCTGATCCCGTTCCTCGAGAACGACGACGCCAACCGCGCGCTGATGGGCTCGAACATGCAGCGCCAGGCGGTGCCGCTGGTTCGCGCCGAGGCGCCGTTCGTCGGCACCGGCATGGAAGGCGTGGTTGCGCGTGACTCGGGCGCCGCGATCGCGGCGCGCCGTTCGGGCGTGATCGACCAGATCGACGCCACCCGCGTCGTCATCCGCGCCACGGAAGATCTCGATCCGACCAAGTCGGGCGTCGATATCTACCGTCTGATGAAGTACCAGCGCTCGAACCAGTCGACCTGCATCAACCAGCGTCCGCTGGTGAAGGTCGGCGACATCGTCAAGAAGGGCGACATCATCGCCGACGGTCCGTCGACCGATCTCGGTGAGCTCGCGCTCGGCCGCAACGTGCTCGTCGCGTTCATGCCGTGGAACGGCTACAACTTCGAAGACTCGATCCTGCTCTCCGAGCGGATCGTGAAGGAAGACGTCTTCACCTCGATCCACATCGAGGAATTCGAGGTGATGGCCCGCGACACCAAGCTCGGGCCCGAGGAAATCACCCGCGACATTCCGAACGTCTCGGAAGAAGCGCTGAAGAACCTCGACGAAGCCGGTATCGTCTACATCGGTGCGGAAGTCCGCGCCGGCGACATCCTGGTCGGCAAGATCACGCCGAAGGGCGAGAGCCCGATGACGCCGGAAGAGAAGCTCCTGCGCGCCATCTTCGGCGAGAAGGCTTCCGACGTTCGCGATACCTCGCTGCGCGTTCCTCCGGGCGTGCAGGGCACGATCGTGGAAGTGCGCGTGTTCAACCGTCACGGCGTCGACAAGGACGAGCGTGCGCTGGCGATCGAGCGGGAAGAGATCGAGCGTCTGGCCAAGGACCGCGACGACGAGCAGGCGATCCTGGACCGCAACGTCTACAACCGTCTTGCCGAGCTGCTCGAAGGGCGGCAGGGCATTGCCGGCCCGAAGGGCTTCAAGAAGGACACCAAGATCACCCGTGCGGTGCTCGAGGAGTACCCGAAGTCGCAGTGGTGGCTGTTCGCCTCGCCGAACGACAAGCTGATGGCCGAGATCGAGGCCATGCGGAAGCAGTACGACGAGTCGAAGAAGGGGCTGGAACAGCGCTTCCTCGACAAGGTCGAGAAGCTTCAGCGCGGTGACGAATTGCCGCCCGGCGTGATGAAGATGGTCAAGGTCTTCGTCGCGGTGAAGCGCAAGATCCAGCCCGGCGACAAGATGGCCGGCCGCCACGGCAACAAGGGCGTGGTGTCGAAGATCGTGCCGATCGAGGACATGCCGTTCCTCGAAGACGGTACGCACGCCGACATCGTGCTCAACCCGCTCGGCGTGCCTTCGCGCATGAACGTCGGACAGATCCTCGAGACCCATCTCGGCTGGGCCTGCGCCGGCCTCGGCAAGCGTATCGGCCAGACCGTCGATGCGTACCTGTCGAAGCAGGACATCAAGCCGCTGAAGGAGACCTTGAAGAAGGTCTACGGCGAGGACGAGACGATCAAGACGCTCAACGACAACGAGTTGATCGAGCTCGGCCATAACCTCAGCCGCGGTGTGCCGATCGCGACGCCGGTGTTCGACGGCGCCAAGGAAGCCGACATCGAGGAGATGCTGAAGCTTGCCGGTCTCGACGCTTCGGGTCAGTCGACCGTCTATGACGGCCGTACCGGCGATGCGTTCGATCGCAAGGTGACAGTGGGCTACATCTACATGCTCAAGCTGCACCATCTCGTGGACGACAAGATCCACGCGCGTTCGATCGGTCCGTACTCGCTCGTCACCCAGCAGCCGCTGGGCGGCAAGGCGCAGTTCGGTGGCCAGCGCTTCGGCGAAATGGAGGTGTGGGCGCTCGAGGCTTACGGCGCGGCGTACACGCTCCAGGAAATGCTGACGGTGAAGTCGGACGACGTCGCCGGCCGTACCAAGGTGTACGAGGCGATCGTGCGCGGCGACGACACGTTCGAGGCCGGTATTCCGGAATCGTTCAACGTGCTGGTCAAGGAAATGCGCTCGCTCGGCCTCAACGTCGACCTGCACAACTCCAAGGTTGGACCGGCGCCGACGTCGGAAGCGGCCGAGTAA
- the rplA gene encoding 50S ribosomal protein L1: MAIGKRLNKAREGVDREKLYPLADAIKMVKERAKAKFDETIEVAINLGVDPRHADQMVRGVVTLPNGTGRTLRVGVFARGAKADEAKAAGADVVGAEDLVEKVQNGSIDFDRCIATPDMMPLVGRLGKVLGPRGLMPNPKIGTVTMDVTGAVKGAKGGSVEFRVEKAGILQAGVGKASFSEEKLVENIKALADAVSKAKPAGSKGTYIQRVAVSSTMGPGVKVEPGTILG, from the coding sequence ATGGCAATCGGAAAACGTTTGAACAAAGCCCGCGAAGGTGTTGACCGCGAAAAGCTTTATCCGCTCGCGGACGCCATCAAGATGGTCAAGGAACGCGCGAAAGCGAAGTTCGACGAGACCATCGAGGTCGCGATCAATCTCGGCGTCGATCCGCGTCACGCCGACCAGATGGTCCGCGGCGTCGTGACCCTGCCGAACGGCACTGGCCGTACGCTCCGCGTCGGCGTGTTCGCCCGCGGTGCCAAGGCCGATGAGGCCAAGGCTGCGGGTGCCGACGTCGTCGGCGCCGAGGACCTGGTCGAGAAGGTGCAGAACGGCTCGATCGATTTCGACCGCTGCATCGCCACCCCCGACATGATGCCGCTGGTCGGCCGTCTCGGTAAGGTGCTCGGCCCGCGCGGCCTGATGCCGAACCCGAAGATCGGCACCGTGACCATGGACGTCACCGGTGCGGTGAAGGGTGCCAAGGGCGGCTCGGTCGAGTTCCGCGTCGAGAAGGCCGGCATCCTGCAGGCCGGCGTCGGCAAGGCCTCGTTCTCCGAGGAGAAGCTGGTCGAGAACATCAAGGCTCTCGCCGATGCTGTCTCGAAGGCGAAGCCGGCCGGTTCCAAGGGCACCTACATCCAGCGCGTTGCGGTGTCCTCGACCATGGGCCCCGGCGTGAAGGTCGAGCCGGGCACCATTCTCGGCTAA
- the rplJ gene encoding 50S ribosomal protein L10: MERAAKKEAVEQLNGVFKTTSVAVVAQYSGLTVAQMQKLRQQMKQAGAAVKVSKNRLAKIALEGTDVVAIGPMLKGPTVIATSNDPVAAPKVAIEFAKANEKFVIVGGSMGKTVLNVDGVKALASLPSLDELRAKIVGLLVAPATKIAQLANAPAGKLARVIQAHASKGEAA, from the coding sequence GTGGAACGAGCGGCAAAAAAGGAAGCGGTCGAACAGCTCAACGGGGTCTTCAAGACCACGAGCGTCGCGGTCGTTGCTCAATATTCCGGCCTCACCGTCGCCCAGATGCAGAAGCTGCGCCAGCAGATGAAGCAGGCGGGCGCTGCGGTGAAGGTCTCGAAGAACCGTCTCGCCAAAATTGCTCTTGAAGGCACTGACGTCGTTGCCATCGGCCCCATGCTGAAGGGACCGACCGTGATCGCCACTTCGAACGATCCGGTAGCGGCGCCAAAGGTCGCCATCGAATTCGCCAAGGCGAACGAAAAGTTCGTCATCGTCGGCGGCTCGATGGGGAAGACCGTCCTGAATGTCGACGGCGTGAAGGCGCTTGCCTCGCTGCCGTCGCTTGATGAACTGCGCGCCAAGATCGTCGGCCTGCTTGTGGCCCCGGCGACCAAGATCGCTCAGCTCGCCAATGCGCCCGCGGGCAAGCTCGCGCGCGTCATCCAGGCTCATGCCTCAAAGGGCGAAGCGGCCTGA
- the rplL gene encoding 50S ribosomal protein L7/L12 gives MADLQKIVDDLSSLTVLEAAELAKLLEEKWGVSAAAAVAVAGPAGGGAAAAPAEEKTEFTVVLASAGDKKIEVIKEVRAITGLGLKEAKDLVEGAPKPVKEGVNKDEADKIKVQLEKAGAKVELK, from the coding sequence ATGGCTGACTTGCAGAAGATCGTTGACGACCTCTCGAGCCTCACCGTGCTCGAAGCCGCTGAACTGGCGAAGCTCCTCGAAGAAAAGTGGGGCGTTTCGGCTGCCGCGGCTGTCGCCGTGGCCGGCCCGGCTGGTGGTGGCGCTGCCGCCGCTCCGGCGGAAGAGAAGACCGAGTTCACGGTCGTTCTCGCCAGCGCCGGCGACAAGAAGATCGAGGTCATCAAGGAAGTCCGCGCCATCACCGGCCTGGGCCTGAAGGAAGCAAAGGATCTCGTCGAGGGCGCGCCGAAGCCTGTCAAGGAAGGCGTGAACAAGGACGAAGCCGACAAGATCAAGGTCCAGCTCGAGAAGGCTGGCGCGAAGGTCGAGCTCAAGTAA